Sequence from the Gimesia sp. genome:
GGCTGAAGATCAGCGGGTGATGGAATCTGGTACTCCACTTCCCAACCAGGTCTGGTTAATTCCCGATCGCCAGGGAAATCTGAAATGGTATCTCTGCAGTAAGATTCCCCTGTTCGGCGATGGCGGCAAGGTGATCGGTGTGGCCGGCGTGTTACGTGACATCAAAGTTGCCGGCTCCGAATTTCAGTCTTACCAGGAACTCGACCAGGTGATCGCCTACGTCCTGGAACATTACCAGGAACGCATCCAGATTTCCGAACTGGCCGATCTGATCTTTCTTTCTGTCAGTCAGCTCGATCGGAAATTTAAAAAGCTGTATCAGATTACTCCTCAAAAATATATTCTGCGGGTCCGCATCAATGCCGCCTGTCAGCTGCTAACGAGAACCGAAAAACGGGTGTCCGAAATCGCCCTCGAATCTGGTTTTTATGATCAGAGTTATTTTACCAAACAGTTTGTCAACCTGATGGGGCTCTCTCCTTCCGAGTACCGTAAACGTTTTCGGCAGGAGACGGAGATTGCCTGATTCACATTGATCAGGCAATCAGCTCATCAATCACGTGACCACCCACATCGGTCAGGCGGAATCGGCGTCCGCTGTAGAGGTAGGTCAGCTTTTCATGATCCATTCCCAGCAGTCGTAAGATCGTGGCGTGTAGATCATTCACATGCACTTTGTTCTCCGCTGCTTTGAAGCCGATTTCATCGGTGGCTCCGTATGTCGTTCCCGCTTTAACGCCACCGCCGGCCAGCCAGGTGGTAAACGCGTGCGGATTATGATCGCGTCCTGGATTCGCCCCTTTTTGAGCGATCGGCAGGCGGCCGAATTCACCGCCCCAGATCACCAGCGTTTCATCGAGCAGGCCGCGGGCCTCCAGGTCTCCCAGGAGAGCGGCGATCGGCTGATCGGTTTCGCCGGCGAAGCCACTGTGATTTCCTTTGATGTCCTGGTGTCCGTCCCAGCTCCGCTGATTCTCCATCCCGCCGGAGTAGATCTGTACGAAGCGGGTTCCCCGTTCCACCATCCGCCGCGCGATCAGGCATTGTTTTGCGAAATGCTCACACTGCTTGTTGCCAATGCCGTACTGATCCTGCAGGTGTTTCGGCTCCTTCGAAATGTCTAATGCTTCGGGAGCCGCACTCTGCATGCGATACGCGAGCTCAAAACTTTCGATGCGGGCCGCCAGTTCCTGGTCTCCTTCGTTCTGTTCCAGATGCTGTCGGTTGAGAGCTTTTACGAGATCAAGCTGCGAGCGCTGGCGTCCTTTGTTGGTTAATACTGACGGCGGTTGCAGGTTGTCGATGGGCTCACCGGTTGGTCTGAGATACGTTCCCTGGTAAACGCTGGGCAGAAACCCGGCGCCCCAGTTCAGGCTGTGTCCTTTGGGTAGACCGCGTCCCAGGGGATCGGACATCACCACGAAGGCCGGCAGGCTGTCGCTTTCGGAACCCAGTCCGTAAGTGACCCAGGAACCGACACAGGGATGCCCCATTTTGGGGACGCCGCAATTCATCATGAACAGCGCGGGGCTGTGATTGTTTGATTCTGTATGCCCCGAGTGAATGAAGGCCATCTTATCGACGTGCTGGGAGAGTTGCGGGAAAATATCCGAGACCCATTTCCCTGATTCGCCATACTGTTTGAATTTGAAGGGGCTTTTCATCAGCGGTCCGACCGCGTTTTGAAAGAAGCCGGTCTTGTTGTCAAACCCTTCCAGAGCCACGCCATCCCGCTTTTCCAGTTCGGGTTTATAATCCCATGTATCAACCTGGCTCGGTCCACCATTGATAAACAGCCAGATGACCGCTTTTGCTTTCGCGGGCATATGGGGTTCTTTCGGTGCCAGCGGATTGTTGGGGCGCACAGCCGGAGCGGCCTGGCTGGTTTCCAGGAGTCCCTCCTGTTGCAGCAGGCTGAGCAGGCCCAGCGTACCGATGCCGCTGCCGGCTCGTTTGAGCAGCTGTCGGCGGGCCATTAATTGATTGAGTGAAATGGTCGGCAGTTCTGTGATAGGTTGTGACATCCTGTTTCTCCGTATTATTCGATTGAACTGTGTATTAAAAACTGGTCTCACAGAAAGTCGCGATTAGTTGGGATAGATGAATTCATTGGTACTGAGCAACGCATGCGTGAAGTCGGTTAACGCCAGCAGTCGCGGTTCCGCCTTCTTCTCCGCGGTATAGGACTGCTCATGCTGTTTGATAAATTCGACTGAGATCGCCGTTTCACTGGCGGTCGGCTGACGTCCCAATGCGATCTGATAGGCATCCGCGACTGCCCGCTCCAGCGAGTCTGGCTGCTGCTGGATACGCTTGGCGAAGGACTTCGCACTCTCGCGGATAAAGTCGGCATTCATGAACAACAGGGCCTGCGGGGCGATAGTGGTGCTCGAGCGTTGACCGATGCTGACCAGTGCTTCCGGGGCATCGAAGAGCTGCATCATTGGAATCAGCTGACTCCGTTTGATTTTGAAATAGATACTGCGACGCTGGTTGTCGGTCTTCAGCGAACCGGGACCGTACATGGTTGTATCCAGCCGATCGCCGACATACAGAATCGAATCACGAATGGCTTCCCCTTCCAGACGCTGAGGTGTACGACGCCAGTGCAGCTTGTTTTCGGGATCTATCTTTGCTTTGTCTGCAGCGAAGTCGGTTGACTGTCGATACGTAGCGCTGAGCATGATCTCTTTGTGCAGCGGCTTGAGGTGCCACTGGTGTTTGATGAGCTGGTTCGCCAGGAAGTCGAGCAACTCTGGATGTGTGGGGCGTTCCCCCTGCAGACCGAAGTCGTTCGGCGTGCTGACGATGCCGGCTCCCATGTGATGCTGCCAGAGTCGGTTCACCAACACCCGGGCCAGCAGGGCACCGGCACCCTGATTGGTATCGGTCATCCAGTTGGCCAGTGAAGTGCGTCGATACGAGGTGGTCGCTGACTGCGGAGGTTCTTCAATCCACTTCTGTTCCTGCCCGGGGTTTCTCATCAGTACCTGCAGGAAACCCTGTTCGGCGACTTTCCCCTTTTGATCGGTATCACCCCGCGTCAGGTAGTATGTGACGTCGAAGAAGTCTTTCCCCTGACTGTGGTGCCGGACCGGTTTGATTTCGGGGCCTTCACTGCAGATCATGACTTTCGTCAACGCGGGCTGAGGTTCTGTTTTCAGATGCTGTTCGACCTTGCCGGACAACGCAACCCACTCGGAATCCTGTTCGCGATAGTATCGCTTGAGAATCTGTTTCAGTCCTGCATTCAGCTTCTTCAGGTCTCCCTGCGCTACAAACTGCAGGGCCTGGGCCAGCTGTTCAGGGCTGCCAGTTCCTGTTTTGACAGGGGGGGCACTCGCGCTGCTGACCGAAAACCGCGGGTGTCCAATGCTATGATTCACATTGTTGGTGAATGACATGGTGATTGTTAGCTCGGTTTCGCCTGTGAACTCCAGCGGCTCTTTCAGATCGAAAACAATCGCCTGGTCCTTGCCGATTCCACCCAGGTCAACCGCCCAGCCGGATCCGTATTGCCCATCGATGGCGCTGGCTGCAGAGAGAGTGGTCTGGTTCTGCTCGTGCGTCGCACGGGCGTTGGTCAGCTTCAGGTCCTGGCTCTTCGCCTCTTTCTCATTCAGTGATTTGGCTTTGACCTTAAATGCGGTTAGCGAAAAGTTGCCGTTCACCGCGCGACCGGGGCCCTGGTGGGGCAGGCTGCGATGTGTCAATGTTTCCAGGCGAATGGAACGCAGGGGACTCACGCTGGTTTTCAGGCGGAATGTGTAGTGATCCTGGTTGATATTCGGGCCACTGACCAGGATCGAGCCATCTTCTAGTTTTTCAAAGCGGGCTTTCCCCTTGGATGAATGACTGGAGACTTCGGGAACAATCCACTGATCCAGCTGACTGCGGTCGACTTTACCCTGCGTGAGCCACTGTTTGAACTGCGGGTTGAGCTGATTCGCTTCATAGTCGCGCAACGCTTTGACCAGTGGCGCGTGTGCCTGGTCAAAGGCGGCTTTCTCTCGCTGATATTTTTCGGGATCGAGATCGATTTCAATCTCGGTGCGGACGGTCGTGGTGAATGTCGAGAGCATCCGGTAGTAATCGCGGGTGGGGATGGGGTCAAACTTATGATCGTGGCAGCGGGCACAGCCGACGCTCAGTCCCAGCATGGCCAGACCGGTGGTGTTGAGCATGTCATCCAATGCGTCATAGCGGGTGCGTTCTACTTCATTGGCCGTGATCTGGGTTGGAAAAACACCTGCGCCCAGAAAGCCCGTCGCCATCAGTGCCAGTGGATTTTCAGGAGCGATTTCATCCCCCGCCAACTGCCAGCGGACAAATTGATCGTAAGGCATGTCCTGGTTGAGGGCCTTGATGACAAAATCGCGATAGTGATAGGCATAGTTGCGGTCGTAGTCGTGTTCGAAGCCGTGGCTCTCTGCGAAACGGGCGATGTCGAGCCAGTGCCGTGCCCAACGCTCTCCATAGCGGGGGCTGTCGAGCAGCCGATCGATCAGTTTTTCATAGGCGTCGGGACTCTGGTCTGCCAGGAATTCTTCGATTTCCGCGGGTGTGGGGGGCAGGCCGATCAGGTCGAAATAAGCGCGGCGGATATAGGTGCGTTTACTGACCTCTGCGTTGGGGGTTAAACCTTTGGGTTGCTGGGCAGCGATGATAAACTGATCGATCTCATTGCGGGCCCGGTCGTTAGATTTCACCGTCGGGACGGCAGGTTGACTCAGCGGCTGAAACGACCAGAACTTTCGATCTTCGTCTGTTACTGCGAGTGGGCCGGCTTCTGCTTTGTTGCCGGTGGCCAGCGGTTTGTCGTAGGGAGCGCCCAGATCGATCCATTTCGAGAGGCTGGCAATCTCTTTGTCGTTGAGCTTCTCCTCCTTGAGCGGCATGTAGGGCTCTTCGCGGTGTTCGACCAGAGCCATCAGGTAGCTCTCTTTGCCGGTCTTTTCAATCATACCGCTGTCGAGCAGCTTCTTACGGGTGGAGAGGTCAAAGTCTCCTTTGACAGACTGGCCCCCATGACATTTCAGACATTTCGCAGCCAGCAGGGGGCGGATTTCTTTCTTGAACACCTCCAGTCCCTGCTGCATTCGTTTCGCGTGGTCAGCCGGGAGCACTGGTTTCTTTTCCGCGGCGGTCAGTACGCTGCTGGACAGGCTGGCGATTAACAACATGAGCGCGATGGTAAAAATTCGCATCAATGCCTCTTCGTCTGGAAGTTTCAGCGGGAATGAAGTTCTGGTATGTCAGGTCTCTTTAGCTATATCACAATAGTGGAGCCGGGAAATCAATTAAGAACCTGGTTTTCCGGCCTGGTACAGTCTGGAAATCTCATCTGCGGAAAGTGCCCGACCAAACAGGGCAAACTCATCCAGGCGGCCATTCAGACTGCGGATGCTGTGTGCGCCCGAGTGATTCTGGGGACGCCAGTTTCCGATTTCCGCAGGGCCAATGATCAACGGGACCGGCTTTTCGATTTTATGATGACTGACGGGAACGCCGTCCAGGTAATGTACGACTTCGCGTTTCTGATGATCGTAAACTGTGACCAGGAAAATCCAGCGGCCCAGGTCGGTAGGCTGCAGGACGACGGGGGAGAAAAAGTTCTTCACCTCGCCGGTATTCACGCCGAGAATGATCTCCCCTTTGTCACTTAACTGCCAGTGGGGATTACCGGGTTGGAAGCCATCGGTCAGCATCAGAGAGCTCAACCAGCGGTCGAAGCCTTCGATACGAACCCAGGCCATAAATGTGAGGGACTGGTATTCCCCCGGAATCTGCAGCCGTACACGGTCACTGGTTCGTTTGAATTCGAGTCCCTGTTTATCGGGCCAGCGACCTGAAGTCCACTGGCAGCCGACAATCGCGCCATCCGTCGCAGAGGACAATGGCTGTCGGGCTTTGTTCTTCAGTGTCCGGACCCAGTTTGATGGCTCTTCAAAGTCATAATAGGCGAGCAGGCTCGGATCTGTCTTGAGGCGCTGGTTCTGCTCACGCCAGTGTGATAACTGTTGCTCTTGCTGACGGGCCGCGAGTTGAGAAAGTTCTTCCAGGTCGATCAGCGGTCGGATCGCTTCCTGTAACTCGTTCAGAGTTCCCTGGGCATCGAAATTGACTCCTTCTCCGGTAGTCAGGCTCTGCAGCGGTGGAGCACTTTGCTGCTGGTTGGCAGCGTGCAGTTCGACCTTGCCATCAATGACCTGCACCTGTCCGTTCCCGGTTTCATCCAGGGAGAGGGTAAATTCCGTACCCAGATCAACCACATTCAGTCGGGAGGTGGCGACGGAAAATCCCTGAGCCTGCTCCGGAACAGAGGCTCGCACCTTTCCGTATTCACAGAATGCTTTAAGGGGTGAGATCAGCTTGATCGCTGCGGGACCTTCGATGAGCACCGAGGCGCCGCTGATCATCTCGACCTGAATCGTACCGCTTTTCAGTTTCAACCAGCCGGCCGACAGACCGGCACCGGCCTGGAGATCGCGGGGTGTTTCCCACTCAACGCCCACGGCCTGGGTGAGCAGAGCGATGTGATCGGTTTGCGGTTCACTGGCGGCGGGAGAGTTCTCAGAGGATTTCGTTTCCGGAATATTAACGATTTGTGACTCTTGTCCGGATCCAATGCTCCAGCCAGCGTAATAGGAGAGCGACAGCAGGAGGGTTGCTGCGACGACAGAGGAAATTAGCAAGAGGACAAACCGAGAGGCATTCCACTGGGAGTCCGTTCGCGTCTCAACATGCTGTGGAACCCACGGATCGGCGTCTCGTGTCTCGGCGGTCCAACTGGCCAGACCGGAGTGCACTTGCAGATAGTCAATGTAGACCTGACGCTGGTCGGCGTCCTTTTTGAGAATTTGCTCCAGCTCCATCTGTTCAGATTCGCTGATGGTTTCCTGGAGCAGGGCATCGATCAGCTGAACGGTTCGATTGTCGGAAGAAGGGGGTGAATTCATGAGCCTGCCTCCGTGGATGGTAGTGACTGCTGCATGCAGTCCATGAGTTTCAGACGCAGACGGGCGAGCTTTTTGTAGATCGCATCTCGGGAGCGGCCCAGCTGATCAGCGACTTCCTGAATCGTCTGTGGGCCATGGTAACAGTCGAGAATCAGTTTTCGGTTCTCATTGTCCAGTTTCTGAATGCAGTCCTGCAGAGCCTGTTTCCGCTGTTCTGACTCCGGCAGTGACTTATTCTGCTGGGCTGCGATCAGCGAGAGGACTTCATCGGAGAAATAATGACGGTCCCGGCTCTGAACCCGTTGGAAGTTCTTCACCTCATAGAAAGCGATCCCGCAGGCCCAGGCAGCAAAACTCTGAGAGGTATCGAAGGTCTGGCATTTACGCCACAGGACCAGGCAGGTCTGTTGGAAAACATCTTCCGCGTCGGTCTGGTGCGGCAGCAGCGTACCGATAAAGCCCCGGATCAGGCTGTGATGCCGGGCCAGCTGAGAGACGAAATGCTCATCGGGCAGGGCGCCTGCCGTCATTTCAGGCTTTTCGGTTGTATCTCGGTTTGAGTCCATACTGATAATCGTACACAAGCTCGGAGATTGGACGGTCTAAAAAGGGATTTTTTCCCGACGGGAACGGATTCAACGTCTCTGCTGTTGTATAAGTCCCTTTTTTATATTGCTTTATAAGAATCTTGATTATATCAGTCCTTTCTGCGTTATACAGAAGAATTGATTCTTCCGGCGACAGAATGACTGACAGACAGTTGTTCAACAGTTGCGACCTTTGAGGCTGTGCTTCTTTGCGGTGGTTCGATTTAATACAAACGATTCTTTAGACGCGGAACGTTTTCAGAACTGTCCCGCATTCTAGATCGAATCACAAATCTCGCTGGTCGCGCCACTTGCGAGTTTACGGTAGAACGGGTACTCTCCTTGAGTTATCATTTAACATTTCACCCTGCGCGGCGGTCTCTGCCGGGCAGCCTGTAATCTTCGTGACAACATACATCGATCAGAGTGGTATCAATTAATGGATGATCAAAGCCGGATTGTCATTACCGGAATTGGCCTGACAGCTCCAAATGGCAATAACCTGGAGGAATTTCGGCAAAGTCTGCTGGCAGGACGTTCGGGTGTTGTAGATTACGACATTCGTTACATGGGGCATGTCCTCGCGGGTGTCTGTGATTTCGATGAACTGCGTTATCAGAAACGTAAAGAAGTCCGCCGGGGTACACGTGCGGGCTCCATCGCTGTCTACTGTGCGAACGAAGCCGTCAATCAGTCCGGCCTCGACTGGGAAAATGTCGCCCGCGACCGCGTCGGCGTTTATCTGGGCATTACAGAGCACGGCAACGTCGAGACCGAGAACGAAGTCTACGAGATTTCGCAGTTCGACTACGATACAAAAGTCTGGTCGCACCACCACAATCCCCGTACCGTGGCGAATAACCCGGCTGGGGAAGTCACGTTGAATCTGGGTATCACCGGTCCGCACCTCACACTCGGTGCTGCCTGTGCTGCCGGGAATGCTGGATTTATTCAGGGCGTGCAGATGCTGCGGCTGAATGAAGTCGATATGGCCCTGTGTGGTGGTGTTTCTGAGAGTATTCACACGTTTGGAATCTTCGCCAGCTTCCAGAGCCAGGGCGCTCTGGCCGTCAATGAAGATCCGACCAAAGCCTGTCGTCCCTTCGACGTGAACCGGAACGGGATCGTCGTCGCCGAAGGGGGCGCGGTCTGCACTTTGGAACGTCTTCCCGACGCATTGGCACGTGGAGCCACCATTTACGGTGAAATCGTCGGCTACGCCATGAATTCCGATGCCAGCGATTTCGTGCTCCCCAACTCCTCGCGTCAGGCAGAATGTATTCGGCTGGCCCTCGATCGGGCGGGGCTGGAACCTTCCGATATTGATATCCTGAGCAGTCATGCCACCGCCACCCACCAGGGAGATATTGAGGAAGCCAAGGCACTCGCTTCCGTGTTTGGGGATTGCCCCAATCTGGCGATTAACAACACCAAGAGCTTTATCGGCCATGCGATGGGCGCTGCGGGGGCTCTCGAACTGCTGGGGAATCTGCCCGCCTTTGATGATGGTATCGCGCATGCGACTTTGAATCTGGATGACCTTGATCCGGAGTGTAAACTCTCACAGATCGTAGCCAATGAGCCACGACAGATGGAACAGGTTGAGTGCATTCTGAATAACTCCTTCGGGATGCTGGGAATCAATTCGGTTCTGATTGTGAAAAAGTACGCTACCTGAACTGAACGGTAGACATACCCCGCTTTTCCACTCTGCGCAGTCTGATTCTCTGCCTAAACTGAGCTTCCTTTCGTAATTAAGCCGCTCCTGTGCAGATTTTCTGAAAAACTCTGTGTTCTTATGACCTGAGTCGGTTTAAATCTCGGTTTCAATCAAGTTATAGTATTTTCCCCGAGGGGCGGGTTTTTGTTTCCCGGCTTCTAGCGGGGAGGGTGTTGGTTTGCTATAAGTGGCTTCCCCTCTCAGGGTTTCGCGGCGGATCTGTACATATCGCCGCTGGAAATCGACGTTACAGGATTTTAGAAAGTTTGGAGTTTCTGCATGGCGCCGGAACAAATCAGATCGGTTATCTTGGATATCTTGGCTCGAATTGCTCCCGATGAAGATCTTTCGGAACTAGATGATAGCGTTCCTTTTCGGGATCAGATGGAACTGGACAGCATGGACTTTCTGGATATCGTCATGGAGCTGCGAAAGCTCTATCGCGTGCAGATTCCGGAAGAAGACTACGGCGAACTGGTAACCATGGACAGCACCGTGACCTACCTGACTCCCCTCCTGAAGGATGCTGAAAGCACCGTCTGATTCTCCAACCTTCCCGACGCCATGACCTACGATTCGATTATTATTGGTGCCGGCCTTTCCGGGCTGGCTGCAGGAATCCGACTGGCGTACTATGGGAAGCAGGTGTGCATTCTCGAACGGCACACCACCATTGGCGGATTGAACTCCTTCTATCGCCTGCGCGGTCGCAATCATGATGTCGGTCTGCACGCCGTCACCAACTATTCGCCCCCAGGCGGAAAACGGGGCCCGCTGAATAAGATTCTCAGGCAACTCCGTTTTCAGTGGGATGACTTCGACCTCAGCCCCCAGTGTGGCTCTTCGGTCGTTTTTCCCGGGCATACTCTGCGATTTAATAATCAGTTTGATTATTTCGAAGCCCAGATCGCCGAACAGTTCCCCAATCAGATCGACGGCTTCCGGCGACTCGTCGCGGATATTGACTCTCACAACATCGGCGATCTCGGACAGACCTGGATCTCGGCCCGCAAACGCATGGCCGAACAGATTTCCGATCCGCTGCTGATCAACATGCTGCTCTGCCCGCTGATGTTTTACGGCAGTCCCTCGGAGCACGATATGGACTTCAACCAGTTCGTGATCATGTTCCGCAGCATCTATCAGGAAGGCTTTGCCCGCCCCTACAAAGGCGTGCGGCTGATCCTTAAAAACCTGGTCCGCAAATTCAAAGAGCTCGGCGGTGAACTCAAGCTGCGTGCCGGCGTTCAGCAACTGCTCACCGACGGTCAGCATGTGAACGGCGTCATGCTCGATGACGGGCAGATCCTCCAGGCTAAAAACGTGCTTTCCTCGG
This genomic interval carries:
- a CDS encoding sigma-70 family RNA polymerase sigma factor, translating into MDSNRDTTEKPEMTAGALPDEHFVSQLARHHSLIRGFIGTLLPHQTDAEDVFQQTCLVLWRKCQTFDTSQSFAAWACGIAFYEVKNFQRVQSRDRHYFSDEVLSLIAAQQNKSLPESEQRKQALQDCIQKLDNENRKLILDCYHGPQTIQEVADQLGRSRDAIYKKLARLRLKLMDCMQQSLPSTEAGS
- a CDS encoding DUF1501 domain-containing protein, producing MSQPITELPTISLNQLMARRQLLKRAGSGIGTLGLLSLLQQEGLLETSQAAPAVRPNNPLAPKEPHMPAKAKAVIWLFINGGPSQVDTWDYKPELEKRDGVALEGFDNKTGFFQNAVGPLMKSPFKFKQYGESGKWVSDIFPQLSQHVDKMAFIHSGHTESNNHSPALFMMNCGVPKMGHPCVGSWVTYGLGSESDSLPAFVVMSDPLGRGLPKGHSLNWGAGFLPSVYQGTYLRPTGEPIDNLQPPSVLTNKGRQRSQLDLVKALNRQHLEQNEGDQELAARIESFELAYRMQSAAPEALDISKEPKHLQDQYGIGNKQCEHFAKQCLIARRMVERGTRFVQIYSGGMENQRSWDGHQDIKGNHSGFAGETDQPIAALLGDLEARGLLDETLVIWGGEFGRLPIAQKGANPGRDHNPHAFTTWLAGGGVKAGTTYGATDEIGFKAAENKVHVNDLHATILRLLGMDHEKLTYLYSGRRFRLTDVGGHVIDELIA
- a CDS encoding AraC family transcriptional regulator, which produces MQDPQNFRDDFLKRLDNKLHLEELFNYIPDAYFFAKDAQGRFINISRAWMDVRAIPREEDIIGKTDFDIHPKDLAEQYVAEDQRVMESGTPLPNQVWLIPDRQGNLKWYLCSKIPLFGDGGKVIGVAGVLRDIKVAGSEFQSYQELDQVIAYVLEHYQERIQISELADLIFLSVSQLDRKFKKLYQITPQKYILRVRINAACQLLTRTEKRVSEIALESGFYDQSYFTKQFVNLMGLSPSEYRKRFRQETEIA
- a CDS encoding NAD(P)/FAD-dependent oxidoreductase → MTYDSIIIGAGLSGLAAGIRLAYYGKQVCILERHTTIGGLNSFYRLRGRNHDVGLHAVTNYSPPGGKRGPLNKILRQLRFQWDDFDLSPQCGSSVVFPGHTLRFNNQFDYFEAQIAEQFPNQIDGFRRLVADIDSHNIGDLGQTWISARKRMAEQISDPLLINMLLCPLMFYGSPSEHDMDFNQFVIMFRSIYQEGFARPYKGVRLILKNLVRKFKELGGELKLRAGVQQLLTDGQHVNGVMLDDGQILQAKNVLSSAGSAETLKLCGADVTADERFTPGEISFVETISVLDQQPAEFGHEETIVFYNESEDFYYEQSKEPVDVRSGIICSPNNFEYDQPLEEGSIRITALANPDYWMNLPEDKYVAEKKYWYDQILESSMRYIPDFRPHVIDVDTFTPRTIKKFTGHINGCVYGAPQKILDGTTPFDNLFLCGTDQGFLGIIGSMLSGISIANLHLLNAK
- a CDS encoding beta-ketoacyl-[acyl-carrier-protein] synthase family protein, whose amino-acid sequence is MDDQSRIVITGIGLTAPNGNNLEEFRQSLLAGRSGVVDYDIRYMGHVLAGVCDFDELRYQKRKEVRRGTRAGSIAVYCANEAVNQSGLDWENVARDRVGVYLGITEHGNVETENEVYEISQFDYDTKVWSHHHNPRTVANNPAGEVTLNLGITGPHLTLGAACAAGNAGFIQGVQMLRLNEVDMALCGGVSESIHTFGIFASFQSQGALAVNEDPTKACRPFDVNRNGIVVAEGGAVCTLERLPDALARGATIYGEIVGYAMNSDASDFVLPNSSRQAECIRLALDRAGLEPSDIDILSSHATATHQGDIEEAKALASVFGDCPNLAINNTKSFIGHAMGAAGALELLGNLPAFDDGIAHATLNLDDLDPECKLSQIVANEPRQMEQVECILNNSFGMLGINSVLIVKKYAT
- a CDS encoding acyl carrier protein yields the protein MAPEQIRSVILDILARIAPDEDLSELDDSVPFRDQMELDSMDFLDIVMELRKLYRVQIPEEDYGELVTMDSTVTYLTPLLKDAESTV
- a CDS encoding LamG-like jellyroll fold domain-containing protein codes for the protein MNSPPSSDNRTVQLIDALLQETISESEQMELEQILKKDADQRQVYIDYLQVHSGLASWTAETRDADPWVPQHVETRTDSQWNASRFVLLLISSVVAATLLLSLSYYAGWSIGSGQESQIVNIPETKSSENSPAASEPQTDHIALLTQAVGVEWETPRDLQAGAGLSAGWLKLKSGTIQVEMISGASVLIEGPAAIKLISPLKAFCEYGKVRASVPEQAQGFSVATSRLNVVDLGTEFTLSLDETGNGQVQVIDGKVELHAANQQQSAPPLQSLTTGEGVNFDAQGTLNELQEAIRPLIDLEELSQLAARQQEQQLSHWREQNQRLKTDPSLLAYYDFEEPSNWVRTLKNKARQPLSSATDGAIVGCQWTSGRWPDKQGLEFKRTSDRVRLQIPGEYQSLTFMAWVRIEGFDRWLSSLMLTDGFQPGNPHWQLSDKGEIILGVNTGEVKNFFSPVVLQPTDLGRWIFLVTVYDHQKREVVHYLDGVPVSHHKIEKPVPLIIGPAEIGNWRPQNHSGAHSIRSLNGRLDEFALFGRALSADEISRLYQAGKPGS
- a CDS encoding DUF1549 domain-containing protein, with protein sequence MRIFTIALMLLIASLSSSVLTAAEKKPVLPADHAKRMQQGLEVFKKEIRPLLAAKCLKCHGGQSVKGDFDLSTRKKLLDSGMIEKTGKESYLMALVEHREEPYMPLKEEKLNDKEIASLSKWIDLGAPYDKPLATGNKAEAGPLAVTDEDRKFWSFQPLSQPAVPTVKSNDRARNEIDQFIIAAQQPKGLTPNAEVSKRTYIRRAYFDLIGLPPTPAEIEEFLADQSPDAYEKLIDRLLDSPRYGERWARHWLDIARFAESHGFEHDYDRNYAYHYRDFVIKALNQDMPYDQFVRWQLAGDEIAPENPLALMATGFLGAGVFPTQITANEVERTRYDALDDMLNTTGLAMLGLSVGCARCHDHKFDPIPTRDYYRMLSTFTTTVRTEIEIDLDPEKYQREKAAFDQAHAPLVKALRDYEANQLNPQFKQWLTQGKVDRSQLDQWIVPEVSSHSSKGKARFEKLEDGSILVSGPNINQDHYTFRLKTSVSPLRSIRLETLTHRSLPHQGPGRAVNGNFSLTAFKVKAKSLNEKEAKSQDLKLTNARATHEQNQTTLSAASAIDGQYGSGWAVDLGGIGKDQAIVFDLKEPLEFTGETELTITMSFTNNVNHSIGHPRFSVSSASAPPVKTGTGSPEQLAQALQFVAQGDLKKLNAGLKQILKRYYREQDSEWVALSGKVEQHLKTEPQPALTKVMICSEGPEIKPVRHHSQGKDFFDVTYYLTRGDTDQKGKVAEQGFLQVLMRNPGQEQKWIEEPPQSATTSYRRTSLANWMTDTNQGAGALLARVLVNRLWQHHMGAGIVSTPNDFGLQGERPTHPELLDFLANQLIKHQWHLKPLHKEIMLSATYRQSTDFAADKAKIDPENKLHWRRTPQRLEGEAIRDSILYVGDRLDTTMYGPGSLKTDNQRRSIYFKIKRSQLIPMMQLFDAPEALVSIGQRSSTTIAPQALLFMNADFIRESAKSFAKRIQQQPDSLERAVADAYQIALGRQPTASETAISVEFIKQHEQSYTAEKKAEPRLLALTDFTHALLSTNEFIYPN